A window of Silurus meridionalis isolate SWU-2019-XX chromosome 4, ASM1480568v1, whole genome shotgun sequence contains these coding sequences:
- the sema6e gene encoding sema domain, transmembrane domain (TM), and cytoplasmic domain, (semaphorin) 6E isoform X4: MRLVLGLRPLLALTFILTGLLLLSNVVTPFPQDLEPISIVGSEYSYLYPGFQGNMSDNDTARLGLDFQRMLRINHMLYIAARDHVFVVNLSTSTEQIVPQQKLTWKTKDVDKCTVRGKNSDECYNYIKVLVPRNDETLFACGTNAFNPTCRNYKMATLEQVGEEVVGQARCPFESRQSNVGLFAGGDFYSATMTDFLASDAVIYRSLGESSPVLRTVKYDSKWLREPHFLHAIEYGNYVYFFFSEIAVEYTTLGKVVFSRVGRVCKNDNGGSPRVLEKYWTSFLKARLNCSVPGDSFFYFDVLQSLTNVMQINHRPAVLGVFTTQANSITGSAVCAFYMDDIERVFSGKFKEQKTSESAWTPVPDEQVPKPRPGSCAGDGSAAVYKSSTSFPDETLTFIKSYPLMDEAVPSVNGRPCFTRTTSRFKLTQLAVDTAAGPYKNHTVLFLGSENGHIQKILASMHPNSTYSTQLLEDIDVYNPNK, from the exons ATGCGGTTGGTTTTGGGGTTGCGGCCCCTCCTGGCCCTGACCTTTATCCTTACTGGCCTGTTACTGCTGTCCAATGTTGTCACACCCTTTCCCCAGGACCTGGAGCCAATCAGCATAGTCGGGAGTGAAT ACTCCTACCTGTACCCTGGTTTCCAGGGCAACATGTCAGATAATGACACAGCGAGGCTCGGTCTGGACTTCCAGAGAATGTTGCGTATAAACCACATGCTGTACATTGCTGCCAG GGATCACGTCTTTGTCGTCAATCTTAGTACTTCGACTGAGCAAATCGTCCCTCAGCAG AAACTGACATGGAAGACAAAGGATGTAGATAAATGCACAGTGAGGGGCAAGAACAGC GATGAGTGCTACAACTACATCAAAGTGCTGGTGCCTCGTAATGATGAAACACTGTTTGCATGTGGGACCAACGCGTTCAACCCCACCTGTCGCAACTACAAG ATGGCCACTCTGGAGCAGGTTGGAGAGGAGGTGGTTGGTCAGGCGCGGTGCCCTTTTGAATCGCGCCAATCCAACGTTGGCCTGTTTGCTG GTGGTGATTTTTACTCAGCAACAATGACAGATTTTTTAGCCAGTGATGCAGTGATCTACCGAAGTTTGGGGGAAAGTAGTCCAGTCCTGCGAACCGTGAAGTACGACTCTAAATGGCTGCGAG agCCTCATTTTCTTCATGCAATTGAGTATGGGAACTATGTGTACTTTTTCTTCAGTGAGATTGCAGTGGAGTACACAACTCTTGGCAAG gTGGTGTTTTCCAGGGTGGGTCGGGTGTGCAAGAATGATAATGGAGGTTCTCCTAGGGTTCTGGAGAAGTACTGGACATCATTTCTTAAAGCCCGGCTGAACTGTTCTGTTCCTGGCGATTCGTTCTTCTACTTTGATGTTCTGCAATCCTTAACAAATGTGATGCAGATTAACCACAGGCCTGCTGTGCTGGGAGTTTTCACCACACAGGCCAACAG TATCACTGGCTCCGCTGTTTGTGCTTTCTACATGGACGACATTGAGCGAGTGTTTAGTGGCAAGTTTAAAGAACAGAAGACCAGTGAGTCGGCCTGGACCCCTGTACCTGATGAGCAAGTACCCAAACCCAG GCCAGGTTCCTGTGCTGGAGATGGTTCTGCGGCAGTGTACAAGTCCTCGACTTCCTTTCCCGATGAGACTCTCACCTTTATCAAGTCTTATCCGCTCATGGACGAAGCTGTGCCTTCAGTGAACGGGCGGCCATGCTTCACGAGAACTACGAGCAG ATTTAAGTTGACCCAGTTAGCAGTGGATACGGCCGCTGGACCTTACAAGAACCACACGGTCCTGTTCCTGGGTTCGGAAAACGGGCACATTCAGAAGATCCTCGCCAGCATGCACCCTAACTCCACCTACAGCACCCAACTCCTGGAAGACATTGACGTGTACAACCCGAACAAGTGA